In Rhizobium jaguaris, a single window of DNA contains:
- a CDS encoding PAAR-like domain-containing protein, protein MFVNSQGPIPGMDFSAPDVYLQPTPVGPVPVPFISMGMRPTDIPTNFRFLIMCMPSHNLMNEAPVTISGPGPGVASGMVCSESHNAIGSVKFFIQAMPATRALLDPTLQNGISPNSVGMTIVPSQVCLVNPSA, encoded by the coding sequence ATGTTCGTGAATTCACAAGGGCCCATTCCGGGAATGGATTTCTCGGCGCCTGACGTCTACCTGCAGCCCACACCCGTCGGTCCCGTTCCCGTTCCTTTCATCAGCATGGGGATGCGCCCTACCGATATTCCGACGAATTTCCGATTCCTGATCATGTGCATGCCGTCGCACAATCTCATGAACGAGGCGCCGGTCACGATCAGCGGCCCCGGCCCCGGCGTCGCATCGGGCATGGTATGTTCCGAGAGCCACAATGCCATCGGCTCCGTCAAATTCTTCATTCAAGCAATGCCGGCCACCCGCGCATTGCTGGATCCCACCCTGCAGAACGGCATATCGCCCAATTCGGTCGGGATGACGATCGTTCCCTCCCAAGTGTGCCTGGTCAACCCGAGCGCCTGA